The region GCCAGCGCATCTGACGAGCGACATTGAGTGGGCGACGACGCTGGATGTAAATTTGACCTCAGCGTTTTTCGTTGTCCGCGCGGCGGCGCGGGCCATGATGCAGACGGGGGGATCCGTAGTCTTAGTCTCGTCGGTCGTCTCGCGCGTGGGGGTGGCTCATCACGAAGCCATCGCGGCCGCCAAGGCTGGTCTTATTGGTCTGACGCTTTCGGCTGCGGCTACGTATGCCTCTCGCGGAATTCGATTCAACTGTGTCGCTCCGGGGCTCGTTCGCACGCCGCTGACGGATCGGCTAACGAGCAACGAGAGCTTGCTCAAGGCTTCGATAGCCATGCATCCGCTTGGCAGAATTGGCGAACCGTCGGATGTAGCTGCGGCTATCGAATGGCTCCTTGATCCCGCGCAAAGCTGGATCACGGGGATGGTCATTGCCGTGGATGGCGGTTTAAGTGCGATTCGATCTCGATTCGTGTGATCTGTGTCAGTCTCACCCAATGGTGTGTCGCCATAACGAAGTCCCGTTGTGACCGAGAACCGATGGAACCGAAGTTGGTGTAGAATTGTGGGCAACCTAACCAGCGATAGATTATGCAAATTCATCGGCTCTTTCGTCAGCTATGGGTCAGGCAGCCAGTTGAGACTGTGTTCCCTTTTTTCGAGCGTCCTGAGAATCTAGCTGAGATCACTCCTCCCGAACTAGGCTTCGAGTTACTCACGCCGTCTCCAGTCCCCATGCACATGGGAGCGCTGATTGACTACAGAATCCGACTCCTCCTCGGCATCCCAGTCCGATGGACCAGCTATATCGCTGCCTATGATCCCCCACGGTATTTTGTAGACGTCCAACTCCGAGGCCCTTATA is a window of Blastocatellia bacterium DNA encoding:
- a CDS encoding SRPBCC family protein; the encoded protein is MQIHRLFRQLWVRQPVETVFPFFERPENLAEITPPELGFELLTPSPVPMHMGALIDYRIRLLLGIPVRWTSYIAAYDPPRYFVDVQLRGPYSFWHHTHRFEPHQDGTLITDDVLYALPLGPIGDLAHRLWVERALRHIFDYRQRRLAALFHSS
- a CDS encoding SDR family oxidoreductase, with protein sequence MSEPLSYAVLGATGGIGSELCRRLAAKGARLTIGGRNETKLTRLAEELGAHAIVVDATRSDQVERFFAEAIRINGPLSGVAHCVGSLLLKPAHLTSDIEWATTLDVNLTSAFFVVRAAARAMMQTGGSVVLVSSVVSRVGVAHHEAIAAAKAGLIGLTLSAAATYASRGIRFNCVAPGLVRTPLTDRLTSNESLLKASIAMHPLGRIGEPSDVAAAIEWLLDPAQSWITGMVIAVDGGLSAIRSRFV